One stretch of Clavelina lepadiformis chromosome 6, kaClaLepa1.1, whole genome shotgun sequence DNA includes these proteins:
- the LOC143463319 gene encoding uncharacterized protein LOC143463319 isoform X1, producing MWFRKKVQLEQGPLANFAKKRINRYVTAPKAVDANDEVDNTVCCFIVCVCPFALLCRCFQRTSDSTRPPSFSQTTNTRKWSQFKLLYRKLMPNVSYEALTFQKIVKTNLFYFDPLDKKEVNDRQKGRDPPNKSDPTPDTSNPPNNGDPPNDGDPPTDGDPPTDGHPPNDGDPPNDGDPPTDGDPPTDGDPPNDGDPPTDGDPPTDGDPPNIDDPPEDSKSPVLHGGSTFFYKGKVNVLTWSFVTVFDLFTLKKMYPARNKSNSKVILEAALGPFTNDTTINEQRFFRRVQTNRRGPDDLLQHVKTGLFIGIDQTRTNTRTPTTLTMVSEKFAVTWDFETL from the exons ATGtggtttagaaaaaaagtacaATTAGAGCAAGGACCACTAgctaattttgcaaaaaaacggATAAACAGATATGTCACCGCCCCAAAAGCAGTGGATGCTAATGATGAAGTCGACAACACTGTGTGCTGCTTTATTGTTTGTGTTTGTCCGTTTGCACTTTTGTGCCGTTGTTTTCAGCGTACTTCGGACTCTACCAGGCCTCCATCATTTTCTCAAACTACCAACACCCGCAAATGGAGTCAATTTAAACTTCTTTACAGAAAATTAATGCCTAATGTATCCTATGAAGCACTGACGTTTCAAAAAAtcgtgaaaacaaatttattttattttgatccCCTCGATAAAAAGGAAGTAAATGATCGGCAAAAGGGTCGTGACCCACCGAATAAAAGTGATCCAACACCAGACACCAGTAATCCACCAAATAACGGTGATCCACCGAATGATGGTGATCCACCAACTGACGGTGATCCACCAACTGATGGTCATCCACCGAATGACGGTGATCCACCGAATGATGGTGATCCACCAACTGACGGTGATCCACCAACTGATGGTGATCCACCGAATGACGGTGATCCACCGACTGATGGTGATCCACCAACTGACGGTGATCCACCGAATATTGATGATCCACCAGAAGACTCGAAATCCCCAGTATTGCACGGAGGAAGTACGTTCTTCTACAAAGGCAAAGTAAATGTACTTACATGGAGTTTTGTTACAGTTTTTGACTTGTTCACACTCAAGAAAATGTACCCAGCAAGAAACAAAAGCAATTCAAAGGTGATTTTGGAGGCAGCGTTAG GTCCATTTACCAACGATACAACGATCAACGAGCAACGATTTTTCAGACGAGTTCAGACTAATAGAAGAGGGCCTGATGACTTATTACAACATGTAAAAACGGGTCTGTTTATTGGAATTGACCAAACTCGTACCAATACTAGAACGCCCACGACACTAACAATGGTATCGGAAAAGTTTGCAGTTACGTGGGATTTTGAAACATTGTAA
- the LOC143463319 gene encoding uncharacterized protein LOC143463319 isoform X2: MWFRKKVQLEQGPLANFAKKRINRYVTAPKAVDANDEVDNTVCCFIVCVCPFALLCRCFQRTSDSTRPPSFSQTTNTRKWSQFKLLYRKLMPNVSYEALTFQKIVKTNLFYFDPLDKKEVNDRQKGRDPPNKSDPTPDTSNPPNNGDPPNDGDPPTDGDPPTDGHPPNDGDPPNDGDPPTDGDPPTDGDPPNDGDPPTDGDPPTDGDPPNIDDPPEDSKSPVLHGGSTFFYKGKVNVLTWSFVTVFDLFTLKKMYPARNKSNSKVHLPTIQRSTSNDFSDEFRLIEEGLMTYYNM, from the exons ATGtggtttagaaaaaaagtacaATTAGAGCAAGGACCACTAgctaattttgcaaaaaaacggATAAACAGATATGTCACCGCCCCAAAAGCAGTGGATGCTAATGATGAAGTCGACAACACTGTGTGCTGCTTTATTGTTTGTGTTTGTCCGTTTGCACTTTTGTGCCGTTGTTTTCAGCGTACTTCGGACTCTACCAGGCCTCCATCATTTTCTCAAACTACCAACACCCGCAAATGGAGTCAATTTAAACTTCTTTACAGAAAATTAATGCCTAATGTATCCTATGAAGCACTGACGTTTCAAAAAAtcgtgaaaacaaatttattttattttgatccCCTCGATAAAAAGGAAGTAAATGATCGGCAAAAGGGTCGTGACCCACCGAATAAAAGTGATCCAACACCAGACACCAGTAATCCACCAAATAACGGTGATCCACCGAATGATGGTGATCCACCAACTGACGGTGATCCACCAACTGATGGTCATCCACCGAATGACGGTGATCCACCGAATGATGGTGATCCACCAACTGACGGTGATCCACCAACTGATGGTGATCCACCGAATGACGGTGATCCACCGACTGATGGTGATCCACCAACTGACGGTGATCCACCGAATATTGATGATCCACCAGAAGACTCGAAATCCCCAGTATTGCACGGAGGAAGTACGTTCTTCTACAAAGGCAAAGTAAATGTACTTACATGGAGTTTTGTTACAGTTTTTGACTTGTTCACACTCAAGAAAATGTACCCAGCAAGAAACAAAAGCAATTCAAAG GTCCATTTACCAACGATACAACGATCAACGAGCAACGATTTTTCAGACGAGTTCAGACTAATAGAAGAGGGCCTGATGACTTATTACAACATGTAA
- the LOC143463148 gene encoding choline transporter-like protein 1, producing the protein MFCLLLWCSFLCRQSNRMGCGSSSISTTEVEAMPDENTPTTPVREKKVRNVFFLLLFLAALGGMGYLARYSMDNGDPARYIKGIDSWGNVCGRNNTKTIPGAEYSGMDHTKNTFEFHTALSDVELAFDPLTYLTMDNPPAVICVSECPATVMTCKQLLTRNGYNLNDTIVDRRVCTMPHDVILPHTPLINRCIPSQITKMVGAITGDVTNQITDAPTAIGSTTGAATTSINPSGSSAMVASMAKHFIESVAKRWMDIISLTLIALAISLLMMFFLQLFTRVVLIAIVVTAGVGSVALTGFLWYNYALAKGLIDIAKVEAAIVSVVSVTGVFSEQLNVTVVNSGDFLDSLSFSIVQESSYLLPCAVVVTIATIILLLILIWSRKSLCLVVKLFDEASLAIFNMPLILLQPFVTFFVMIAIVGYFVYFSFFIFALKVPHVDDDGLVTFVEEESLPILYLFIPHLIGCLWMLAFVSACQEMILAGSVCKWFFSRGSGDKHKTCNCKICPTAKPTFYLILYNLGTVALGSMIVAIVQIVHIILGYIHDHLRGRESKFARCILKALSCCMACFEKILKYVNRNAYICAAMYGEGFCASSKRAFNLLLNNIQHMMVINCVGGFCILMGKIAIVVLTGFASIAWFKCTLGTEVSSTEYVIPTALACLASYVIASCFFNVYGMAVDTIFICFCDDQQRNNGDDRPYYSSKKLQKYMTKGYTGRKKIKKKPKESARSQSEHLFAVHVEKVTRPKKLPRPQAARGKRTDDNGYKEMPPQSPFDIDQISMASADTILVDRFDTLVDQMMARQRMSPLSKRLKTLDQSDDENRRLSTLFPPINSNRRFFKPDPILYQQAYTPLPGQVPYIWDENELGRISKEPLRHDVVYSPSSAIRSSIELVDETDHNCCINSSSSEMSIHLPPSPVFPGRNSYISRVDLDYLV; encoded by the exons atgttctgtttgctgctgtggTGTTCATTTCTTTGCAGGCAATCTAATCG tatGGGTTGTGGATCCAGTTCGATCTCTACAACCGAAGTTGAAGCTATGCCAGATGAAAACACGCCAACAACTCCTGTCCGCGAGAAAAAAGTGCGAAATGTatttttcctgcttttattCCTGGCCGCCTTGGGGGGTATGGGATATCTGGCCCGCTACAGCATGGATAATGGCGATCCCGCACGTTACATCAAAGGAATAGATTCCTGGGGAAACGTTTGCGGACGAAACAACACGAAAACGATTCCTGGAGCTGAATATTCTGGTATGGATCACACCAAGAACACTTTTGAATTTCACACGGCGCTGAGTGACGTCGAACTTGCCTTCGATCCCCTGACCTATTTGACCATGGATAACCCACCTGCCGTAATTTGTGTCAGCGAATGTCCAGCAACCGTGATGACTTGCAAGCAGCTACTGACCCGAAATGGTTACAACCTGAATGATACGATTGTTGACAGGCGTGTTTGCACGATGCCACATGACGTCATTCTACCTCATACACCACTAATTAATCGCTGTATTCCATCACAAATTACCAAG ATGGTTGGTGCAATTACTGGAGACGTTACCAACCAGATCACGGATGCTCCAACAGCGATTGGCTCAACAACTGGTGCTGCAACTACTTCCATTAATCCAAGTGGTTCTTCTGCTATGGTAGCATCAATGGCTAAGCATTTTATCGAATCTGTAGCGAAACGCTGGATGGACATAATTTCCTTAACCTTGATTGCTCTCGCCATATCTTTGCTGATGATGTTTTTCCTCCAGCTGTTTACACGTGTGGTACTGATCGCTATCGTTGTTACTGCTGGTGTAGGGTCTGTTGCTCTGACTGGCTTTCTCTGGTACAACTACGCTTTGGCCAAGGGTCTCATCGATATTGCTAAAGTTGAAGCTGCCATTGTTTCTGTCGTGTCAGTTACTGGTGTTTTTTCTGAACAACTTAATGTGACCGTTGTCAATTCAGGAGATTTTTTGGATTCGTTGAGCTTTTCTATAGTGCAAGAGTCTTCTTACTTGTTGCCCTGTGCTGTGGTAGTGACAATTGCTACGATTATTTTGCTTCTCATTTTGATCTGGTCTCGTAAGAGCCTCTGTCTCGTGGTCAAGTTATTTGATGAAGCAAGCTTAGCCATTTTCAACATGCCGTTAATATTACTTCAGCCTTTTGTGACCTTTTTTGTTATGATCGCAATAGTAGGCTATTTTGTCTACTTTAGTTTCTTCATCTTTGCATTGAAGGTTCCTCATGTCGATGATGATGGATTGGTGACATTTGTTGAGGAGGAGTCTTTGCCTATACTCTACCTTTTTATTCCTCATCTAATTGGATGTCTGTGGATGTTAGCATTTGTCTCTGCGTGTCAAGAAATGATATTGGCTGGTTCCGTTTGTAAGTGGTTTTTCAGCCGCGGCTCAGGAGACAAACATAAGACGTGTAACTGCAAGATTTGTCCGACGGCCAAACCTACTTTTTATCTTATTCTCTATAATCTGGGAACAGTTGCACTCGGATCAATGATAGTTGCAATCGTGCAAATAGTACACATCATCTTGGGTTACATACATGACCATCTGAGAGGCCGAGAGTCCAAGTTCGCCCGTTGCATATTGAAAGCGCTTTCCTGCTGCATGGCTTGCTTTGAGAAGATATTAAAATACGTCAACCGCAATGCCTACATCTGTGCTGCCATGTATGGAGAAGGATTTTGTGCAAGCTCAAAACGGGCTTTTAACCTTTTGCTAAATAATATTCAGCATATGATGGTGATTAATTGCGTAGGAGGATTTTGCATACTGATGGGAAAAATTGCAATCGTAGTCCTCACTGGATTTGCTAGCATTGCCTGGTTTAAGTGTACACTAGGCACTGAAGTATCTTCGACAGAATATGTTATTCCAACAGCCTTGGCCTGCTTAGCATCGTATGTCATCGCATCTTGCTTCTTTAATGTCTACGGAATGGCGGTTGAtacaatatttatttgtttctgtGATGACCAACAACGCAACAATGGAGACGACCGCCCATACTACAGCAGCAAGAAACTACAGAAGTACATGACTAAAGGCTACACAGGCCGAAAGAAGATTAAGAAAAAACCAAAAGAGTCTGCCAGATCTCAAAGTGAACATTTATTCGCGGTGCATGTAGAAAAAGTTACTCGACCGAAGAAGCTTCCTCGACCCCAGGCAGCTCGAGGAAAACGCACTGATGACAATGGCTACAAGGAAATGCCCCCACAGTCTCCATTTGACATTGATCAAATTAGCATGGCCAGTGCAGATACGATTCTCGTGGATAGATTTGACACTCTGGTCGACCAAATGATGGCCCGACAACGAATGTCTCCGTTAAGCAAAAGATTGAAAACCTTAGATCAATCAGATGATGAAAATAGGCGTTTATCTACGCTGTTTCCCCCAATAAATAGCAACCGTCGATTTTTTAAACCTGACCCAATTTTGTACCAGCAAGCCTACACACCGCTGCCTGGTCAAGTCCCATACATATGGGATGAAAACGAATTGGGAAGGATTAGCAAGGAGCCTTTACGGCATGATGTCGTCTATTCTCCTTCGTCAGCAATACGTTCTTCAATTGAACTTGTGGATGAAACTGATCATAACTGTTGTATCAACAGCTCGAGCAGTGAAATGAGTATTCATTTGCCGCCCAGTCCTGTATTTCCAGGAAGAAATTCATACATATCGAGAGTAGATTTAGATTACCTTGTTTAA